A window of Verrucomicrobiia bacterium genomic DNA:
CGCAGGGTTTGCACGCTGAAGGACGAGAACGTCGTGAACCCACCACAGACGCCCATCAGCAGGAAGTGGCGTCCTGACGGCTGGCCCAACCACCCGTAGTCGGGGGTCGCGAGTCCGGACAGGAATCCAATCGCCAGGGAACCGGCGATGTTCACCGCCAGAGTGCCCCACGGAAGGGTCTCCCCCAATCGCTCCCCCAGATACCGGACCGTCAGCAGCGCGGCGCCAAACCGCGCCATGGATCCCAGCGCGCCCCCAAAACCCACCCACAGGAAGTCCCGCCACATCACGGCGTCAGCAAACGACAATTCCCCCGGCGAACGAAAGCCCCAATCGGACCAAACCTGAGGCACTGAGGCGCGCCCCCGCCGTTGCGCACAAACCCATCAGGTTCGGCGCCATTCCGTCCGGGGTGGTTCCGGAAGCCCCTGCACGCGACAGGCGGTGCGGAAGTGCATCTTCGCGACCTTCGGCAACCGTCCGGCCCCGTGCCGCTCCACAAACGCGCGTCCCGCGGCGTCCACAGCCGCCGAGGCCCCCTTGGGCAGTGGCATGCCAAACTCCTTCTCCAGGGTGCGGAGGCGCCGGACGAATTCGTCCCTCGCCAGAATGGAGGCCGCCGCCACCGCCGGATCCTCCTCGGCCCGGTGCCGCTGCACGAGCTCCAGGGTGCGTCCAAGGGGCAGCAGCGCGCGGGCCACGGTGGACTTGTCGCGCGCGAACTGGTCGCTGATGGCCCGCACAGGCGCCGGGATCATGCGGTGACGCTGCTCCATGAGGTTCTCGATCACCCGGGCATGGCCCCAGGCCAGAACCCGGTTCACCGAACCCGTGGAGGCATGCATGCGATTGTAGGCCTCGTTGCCCACGGCAACCACGCTGTGGACGCAACCCGGCGTGTCCCGGATCACCCCCGCGAGCCGGGCAACCTGCGCATCGCTGGTGATGTGCTTGGAGTCGCGGATGCCGGCGTCCTTCCACGCGGCCAGGATCGCCGCGTTCACGTAAACTCCGGCGATGCACAGGGGGCCGAAGAAGTCGCCCTTGCCGGACTCATCCACGCCCAGACGCGGATGCAGCCGCTCGGGGTTCAGGACGCTTTCGTAACCCAGTTGGGCGGCCCCGAGGACCTGGGGCTCCAGAACGAATTCCACGAACTCGCGGGTGCCCCTGCCCTGCACCAGGAGCTTTCCGGACTGATAGCAGGTGACGTTCAGGTCCTTCTTCGCGCCGCTGTATCTCGCGTGCGGCACCTCGCGCAACCGGAACGTGCCGTCCCGAACGATGGCCTCCAGCGATGCCGCCTGCTCCGGGGTCAGGGTCGCCGTGTAACTGGTCACCAGCCCCACCATCGGATGCGGTGGGCGGAAGCTCAACGCCCAAAAACTTGCCGGCGCCGGAAACGAGTTCCGGGCTTGGAAAACCAGGGTGGAACACCCGAGCGTCCGCCGTGCCGCAACGCGCCCCGCCCCACCCTGCCCCGGAGAACGTCGTACGCGACCTCCTGCACTGGTTTCAGACGCATGCGCGGGACCTCCCGTGGCGCCGGACCCGGGACCCGTACGCCGTCTGGGTGTCGGAGATCATGCTGCAACAGACCCAGGTTCGGACCGTGGTTCCCTACTGGGAGCGCTGGATGCGTGAGCTGCCCGATGTCGCCGCACTGGCATCCGCACCCGAACACCAAGTGCTGAAACTCTGGGAAGGACTCG
This region includes:
- the crcB gene encoding fluoride efflux transporter CrcB, which produces MWRDFLWVGFGGALGSMARFGAALLTVRYLGERLGETLPWGTLAVNIAGSLAIGFLSGLATPDYGWLGQPSGRHFLLMGVCGGFTTFSSFSVQTLRLIQNRAWVLAGINVVGSVVVCLAAVWAGHLLAVAVDARRG
- a CDS encoding ribonuclease HIII, with protein sequence MVGLVTSYTATLTPEQAASLEAIVRDGTFRLREVPHARYSGAKKDLNVTCYQSGKLLVQGRGTREFVEFVLEPQVLGAAQLGYESVLNPERLHPRLGVDESGKGDFFGPLCIAGVYVNAAILAAWKDAGIRDSKHITSDAQVARLAGVIRDTPGCVHSVVAVGNEAYNRMHASTGSVNRVLAWGHARVIENLMEQRHRMIPAPVRAISDQFARDKSTVARALLPLGRTLELVQRHRAEEDPAVAAASILARDEFVRRLRTLEKEFGMPLPKGASAAVDAAGRAFVERHGAGRLPKVAKMHFRTACRVQGLPEPPRTEWRRT